GGCAGATTACCATCCATTATACCCAAAAGTGAGTCTATTAGATGAAACTGGTAGAGTTACAGATCCTCTACAAGCAAAATATGTTCCTCACTACGTTCAAGTAACAGATAATAGAGGTACAAATGAAGGATGGGATTTAACTGTATCTGCTACTCCATTTAAAGGAACTATTATAGATACGGAAGCAGACTTAAAAGCTACGTTAACACTAGGTCACTCACAATTTTCTACACAAGTAAAACCAGTTAATGGAAAAGACTTTAAACCAGATACACTAAATACAAATGTGACTCTAACAACGGATGCTAAACCACTTATCGTAGCGAAAACTGACCAAGGGATGGGATCATGGGCAGCAGTATTCAGCAAAGATACAACGGCTACTTTGACAGACACTGACAGAAACCCTAATGTAACACTTAGCGTTCCTGCTGATTCTAAGAAAAACCCTAAAGAAGAATACAAGTC
This sequence is a window from Enterococcus sp. 7F3_DIV0205. Protein-coding genes within it:
- a CDS encoding WxL domain-containing protein, whose amino-acid sequence is MKKTRTIASALLISTFILGAASPAFADQVAAPTTDATVKFESESLDADNGGNTIDPTNPDGNGVKPDTGEGSTGTKGPLRVDFAPNFKFGTVTMSGNAADYHPLYPKVSLLDETGRVTDPLQAKYVPHYVQVTDNRGTNEGWDLTVSATPFKGTIIDTEADLKATLTLGHSQFSTQVKPVNGKDFKPDTLNTNVTLTTDAKPLIVAKTDQGMGSWAAVFSKDTTATLTDTDRNPNVTLSVPADSKKNPKEEYKSTITWTLSTTPTSTN